The following proteins are encoded in a genomic region of Triticum dicoccoides isolate Atlit2015 ecotype Zavitan chromosome 1B, WEW_v2.0, whole genome shotgun sequence:
- the LOC119344294 gene encoding MLO-like protein 1, with protein MAEHGEEEAATLEFTPTWIVALVCSIIVLISLLAERCLHYLGKTFKRKNQKPLYEAILKVKEELMLLGFISLLLTVCQGKIQNICIRPSWTLHMLPCQGGDEVRAGEASPTKEHLVTAQIIGRIGRRLLSGGAAEADVCRSKGKAPLMSLEAIHQLHIFIFVLAITHVVFSVLTMLLGGAKIHQWKLWEDAIQKDTAGNGPKKVNNVHNFEFIREHFKGIGKDSRILSWLHSFFKQFYGSVSKTDYTTMRLGFIMTHCRGNLKFDFHKYMLRVLESDFKKVVGISWYLWVFVVIFLLLNVNGWHTYFWIAFIPLILLLAVGTKLEHVIAQLAQDVAEKHSAVEGDLIVKPSDDHFWFGRPRIVLFLIHFILFQNAFEIAFFFWILTTYGFNSCIMGQVGFIVPRLVIGLIIQLLCSYSTLPLYAIVTQMGSFYKKEIFNEHVQQGVLGWAQKAKMKKGFKKSNGAAESTSPVGSAGPSAKVEMVRRPAGQGNDAGESIE; from the exons ATGGCGGAGcacggcgaggaggaggcggcgacgctCGAGTTCACGCCCACGTGGATCGTCGCGCTAGTCTGCTCCATCATCGTGCTCATCTCCCTCCTCGCCGAGCGATGCCTCCACTACCTCGGCAAG ACGTTCAAACGGAAGAACCAGAAGCCGCTCTACGAGGCCATCCTCAAGGTCAAAGAAG AGCTGATGCTTCTCGGGTTCATCTCGCTGCTGCTGACGGTGTGCCAGGGGAAGATCCAGAACATCTGCATTCGTCCTAGCTGGACACTCCACATGCTGCCATGCCAAGGGGGGGACGAGGTCCGGGCCGGTGAAGCGTCACCGACAAAGGAGCATCTTGTTACAGCCCAGATCATCGGCAGAATCGGGAGGCGGCTGCTCAGCGGGGGCGCGGCGGAAGCCGACGTCTGCCGGTCGAAG GGAAAAGCTCCGTTGATGTCCCTTGAAGCTATACACCAGTTGCATATTTTCATATTTGTGCTGGCTATTACACATGTTGTATTCAGTGTTTTGACGATGCTTTTAGGAGGTGCAAAG ATACATCAGTGGAAACTGTGGGAGGATGCAATTCAGAAAGACACTGCAGGAAATG GGCCCAAGAAGGTGAACAATGTACACAATTTCGAATTTATCAGGGAGCATTTTAAGGGTATTGGCAAAGATTCTAGAATATTGAGTTGGCTG CATTCTTTTTTCAAACAGTTCTATGGATCAGTAAGTAAAACCGACTACACGACAATGCGTCTTGGTTTTATCATG ACCCACTGCCGTGGAAACCTGAAATTCGATTTCCATAAATACATGCTGCGGGTTTTAGAGTCCGATTTTAAGAAGGTGGTAGGGATAAG CTGGTACTTGTGGGTCTTCGTGGTGAtctttctgttgctgaatgttaatG GGTGGCACACATACTTTTGGATTGCATTCATTCCCCTTATT CTTCTGCTAGCCGTGGGCACCAAGTTGGAGCACGTCATAGCTCAGTTAGCCCAGGATGTAGCTGAGAAGCACTCGGCGGTCGAGGGCGATTTGATCGTAAAGCCATCGGATGACCACTTCTGGTTCGGGCGGCCGAGGATCGTCCTGTTCCTGATCCATTTCATCCTCTTCCAGAATGCCTTTGAGATTGCATTCTTCTTTTGGATACTG ACCACCTACGGATTCAACTCCTGCATCATGGGGCAAGTTGGCTTCATTGTGCCGAGGCTTGTTATTGG GCTCATCATTCAGCTTCTCTGCAGCTACAGCACCCTGCCTCTGTATGCAATTGTAACACAG ATGGGGAGCTTCTACAAGAAGGAGATCTTCAATGAGCATGTGCAGCAGGGTGTCCTGGGTTGGGCTCAGAAGGCCAAGATGAAGAAGGGATTCAAGAAGAGCAATGGCGCGGCAGAATCGACGAGCCCCGTCGGTTCTGCAGGGCCTTCTGCTAAGGTTGAGATGGTGAGACGACCAGCGGGGCAAGGCAACGATGCTGGTGAAAGCATAGAATGA